TTGCCCCTTTCTATTCATAAGGTGTGTATTTACTTTTCATAAATCTTGATGCTGTTCTGTTTAATATATCTATCAGTTCATCCCTCACTTTTATGAGAAATTTCTCAAACTCTCTATTCCCTGGGGCATAAATCTTTCCATACTCAGAAACATCCTCAACCATTATTTTTACTGTGTTTCCATCAGTAAAAATAGCCATTTTACAGGGAATAATTACCCCTATGGCTTTAAATCTCTGAACACCCTCTCTCAGATATTTTGCTTTACAGAGAAGATGTGTTTTGTAGAAACTTTTCATTTTCACAGTTTTATCAACATTTATCGTATGGATAACATCCCATTGGTGAGCTTTTATCTCCTCAAGAAGTTTTGAGTTTACATTTTCAAAGGAGCCTTTTTTTATTTCTACATAGTAGTATCCCTTTTCGTACTGAACAAAATCCTCATAGCTATAAGATAGGGAGAACAAAAATATAAAGCTCAGTACTAATTTCCACATAGCTACTCTCCCAAAATATATTTATATATCTTAAATATAAAAGCGATATATCATCTGTCTATACCAAAACAGATAGATTGACATATAATATTTATCCTGACAGGAGGAAAGAATGAACAGAGTTGATATATTAAAAAGAGCTTTAGAAAAGGATCCTGATAACCCTTTAGGGCTTTACGGTCTTGCTTTAGAACTTTTTAAAGAAAGAAGATACGACGAAGCGATATTGTACCTCCACAGATACTTAGATCTACACGAAGACGAAGGAGCAGCTTACAGATTGTTAGCCCAGTCCTATCTGAATATAGGAGATATTGAAAAAGCTATAGAGTTTTACCAGAAAGGTATTGAACAGGCTAAAAAATTTAATCACAGTTCTATGGTTGAGGAGTACAGACAGGAGATTGAAAATCTGAAGGAGATGATCTGAAGATTGAGAGTTCTTGTACTCAGATTTTCTTCCCTCGGTGATATTATACTTTCAAGCTCAGTTTTAACACCTTTATTTGAAAAAGGTATAGAGGTAGATTTCCTAAC
The Persephonella hydrogeniphila DNA segment above includes these coding regions:
- a CDS encoding tetratricopeptide repeat protein, translated to MNRVDILKRALEKDPDNPLGLYGLALELFKERRYDEAILYLHRYLDLHEDEGAAYRLLAQSYLNIGDIEKAIEFYQKGIEQAKKFNHSSMVEEYRQEIENLKEMI
- a CDS encoding DUF302 domain-containing protein codes for the protein MWKLVLSFIFLFSLSYSYEDFVQYEKGYYYVEIKKGSFENVNSKLLEEIKAHQWDVIHTINVDKTVKMKSFYKTHLLCKAKYLREGVQRFKAIGVIIPCKMAIFTDGNTVKIMVEDVSEYGKIYAPGNREFEKFLIKVRDELIDILNRTASRFMKSKYTPYE